The Streptomyces durmitorensis genome contains the following window.
GCCGATGACCATCGGCAACATCCTGCTCTTCGTCATGTCCCTCGTGATCATGGCGTGGCTCTCCGTCCCGCTGACCCTCGTCGCGCTCGCCGTCGCCCCCGCCCTCTGGTTCATCGCCAAGCGCAGCCGGGGCCGCCTGCACCCCTCCACCTGGTACGCGCAGGCCCAGGCCGCCGCCGTCGCCGGAGTCGTGGACGGCTCCGTCTCCGGCGTACGCGTCGTGAAGGGGTTCGGCCAGGAGGAGCAGGAGACCGGGAAGATCAGGGAGGTCAGCCGCAAGCTCTTCGCGGGGCGCCTTCGCACCATCCGGCTCAACTCCAAGTACACGCCCGCCCTGCAAGCCGTGCCCGCGCTCGGGCAGGTCGCGATGCTCGCGCTCGGCGGCTGGCTCGCGGTGCGCGGACAGATCACGCTCGGCACGTTCGTCGCCTTCTCCAGCTACCTCGCCCAGCTCGTCGGCCCCGTGCGCATGCTCGCCATGGTCCTCACCGTCGGCCAGCAGGCCCGCGCGGGCGCCGAGCGCGTCCTGGAGCTCATCGACACCGAGCCGACCCTGAAGGACGGCACGAAGGAGCTGCCCGCCGACGCCCCGGCCACCGTCGAGTTCGACGACGTCTCCTTCGCCTACGAGGACAGCCGCCCCGTCCTCGACGGACTCTCCTTCGAGATCAGGCCCGGCGAGACCCTCGCCGTCGTCGGCACATCCGGCAGCGGCAAGTCCACCGTCTCGCTGCTCATGCCCCGCTTCTACGACGTGACGCACGGCGCCGTCCTCATCGGCGGGCACGACGTGCGCGAGCTGACCACCGACTCGCTGCGGGCCGCCATCGGCCTCGTGCCCGAGGACTCCTTCCTCTTCTCCGACACCATCCGCGCCAACATCGCGTACGGAAAGCCGGACGCCACCCAGGAGGAGATCGAGACCGCGGCCCGCGCCGCCCAGGCCGACCGCTTCATATCCGAGCTGCCCGACGGGTACGACACCACCGTCGGCGAGCACGGACTCACCCTCTCCGGAGGTCAGCGCCAGCGCGTGGCCCTCGCCCGCGCCATCCTCACCGACCCCCGCCTGCTCGTCCTCGACGACGCGACGTCGGCGGTGGACGCGCGCGTCGAGCACGAGATCCACGAGGCCCTGCGCGGCGTCATGGCGGGTCGCACGACCCTCCTCATCGCGCACCGCCGCTCCACCCTGAACCTCGCCGACCGCATCGCCGTGCTCGACGGCGGAAAGCTCGCCGCGATCGGCACGCACCAGGAGCTGACCGAGCAATCGGCGCTCTACAGGCGCCTGTTGACCGACCCCGACGAGCTCGGCGGCGTCTCGCCCGGCCACGCGGTCCCGGTCGAGTTCCCCGAGGACACCTCCCTGCGCGAGGAGCTCGACGCCGAGTTCGACGCCGAGCGCGGCATCACCCCGCAGCTCTGGGTCGGCGACCGCGAGCCCAAGGACACCGCGATGTCCGGGATGCCCGCCACGCCCGAACTCCTCGCGCAGGTCGACGCGTTGCCCCCGGCCACCGACACCCCCGGCATCGACGAGGCGCGCGCGGTCAGCACGGAGGAGTCGTACGGGCTGCGCCGCCTCCTCGCCGGGTTCGGCAAACCCCTGCTGCTCGCCCTGCTCCTCGTCGCCATCGACGCGGGCATGGGGTTGCTACTTCCCGTGCTGATCCGGCACGGCATCGACGAGGGCGTCTCGCAGCTCGCGCTCGGCGCCGTGTGGGTGGCCTCCGGGCTCGCCCTGCTCACCGTGCTCGTGCAGTGGACGGCGCAGATCGGCGAGACGCGGATGACGGGACGGACGGGCGAGCGGGTGCTCTACTCGCTGCGTCTGAAGATCTTCGCCCAGCTCCAGCGGCTCGGACTCGACTACTACGAACGGGAGTTGACCGGGCGCATCATGACCCGGATGACCACGGACGTGGACGCGCTCTCCACCTTCCTCCAGACGGGTCTGGTCACCGCCTTCGTCTCCGTCGTCACCTTCTTCGGCATCATGGGCGCGCTCCTCGTCATCGACGTGCAGCTCGCACTCGTCGTCTTCGCGACGCTGCCGCCGCTGATCATCGGCACGTTCTTCTTCCGCCGCTCCAGCGTCAAGGCGTACGAGCTGGCGCGTGAGCGCGTCTCGGTGGTCAACGCCGACCTCCAGGAGTCCGTCGCCGGGCTCCGCATCGTGCAGGCCTTCCGGCGCGAGCGCTCCGGCGGAAAGAAGTTCGCGCAGGCCAGCGCCGACTACCGCAGCGCCCGCATCCGCGGGCAGTGGCTGATCTCCATCTACTTCCCGTTCGTGCAGCTGCTCTCGGCGGTCGCGGCGGCCGCGGTCCTGATGGTCGGCGCGGGACGCGTGGAGGCGGGGACGCTGACGACCGGCGCCCTGGTCGCCTACCTCCTCTACATCGACCTGTTCTTCGCGCCCGTCCAGCAGCTCTCCCAGGTCTTCGACGGCTACCAGCAGGCCACCGTCTCGCTGGGCCGTATCCAGGAACTGCTCCAGGAGCCGACCTCGACCAAGGCCGCGGACGAGCCGCTCGACGTCCTGTCCCTGCGCGGGGAGATCGCCTTCGAGGACGTGGACTTCGCGTACGGCTCCGAGGACGAACCGGAGGAAGCCCTCAGCGGTGTGCGCCTGCGCATCCCCGAGGGCCAGACGGTCGCCTTCGTCGGCGAGACCGGCGCGGGCAAGTCGACCCTGGTCAAGCTCGTCGCCCGGTTCTACGACCCGACCGGCGGCCGCGTCACGGTGGACGGCACGGACCTGCGGTCCCTGGACCTCACCTCGTACCGCCACCGCCTCGGCGTCGTCCCGCAGGAGGCCTACCTCTTCGCGGGCACCGTGCGCGACGCGATCGCCTACGGGCGGCCCGACGCCACCGACGCCCAGGTGGAGGCCGCGGCCCGCGCGGTCGGCGCGCACGACATGATCGCCACCCTGGACGGCGGCTACCTCCACGAGGTCTCCGAGCGCGGCCGCAACCTCTCCGCCGGGCAGCGCCAGCTGATCGCCCTGGCCCGCGCGGAGCTCGTCGACCCGGACATCCTGCTCCTCGACGAGGCGACCGCCGCCCTCGACCTCGCCACGGAAGCGCAGGTCAACCAGGCCACCGACCGCATCGCGGGCAAGCGCACCACCCTGGTCGTCGCCCACCGCCTGACCACGGCGGCCCGCGCGGACCGCGTGATCCTGATGGACCACGGCCGGGTCGCGGAGGACGGCACGCACGAGGAGCTGCTCGCCCTTGACGGGCGGTACGCGACGCTGTGGCGGACGTTCGTGGGGGAGGCCGAGCCGTCGGCCGCGTAGCCCGCCGAACGAATCGGGGCGGCGGCGCAACCGTGGGCCCCGCGGTCCGCGTCCGTACATCAGTACGCTGATACGGAAGTGTCGGGAGGGGAAACTGGTGAGCAGTGGTCGAATACGGCGGAGCCTTGCGCTCGGCGCCGTCGTCCTCGCGGCAGCCGTCCTGCTCGGTGTCGCGGGCGCCGGTGCGGCGCAGGCGCAGGCGTCGGCCGGACGTTGCGCCGGGCACAAGGTGCGCACCCTCTCCTTCAGCACGGGCAAGGTCGTCGTCTACAAGAAGCGCGGCTTCGTCTGCGCCGTCACCATCGCCAAGCGCCCCGGCGCCCGCAAGACGATGCTGGTGAGCGTCCAGGCCCGCGGCAACCGCCCGGCCAGGGACAAGGGCAGCTACACGCATCACGCGGGCCCGGTGACGGTCCACGCGGGGCATCGGTGTGTGTGGGTGAAGGGGAAGGTGGGCGGGGGGAGCGTCAGCTCGGGCTGGATCCTGTGCTGAGGGTGATCTGAACCCTGCCCCGAGAGTGATGTCGCCTTTGTGACGTACTGCGTCCTGGTGTGACGCAAGAGCCCCTAGTAGTGAGCGAGTTGCTCCGATAAGTTCCGGCGGACGCAACCGCGAACTTAGGGGAGAGTGCATGCGCAAGGCGCTCAGATGGCTGCTGTCGCTTGTGGTGCTGATAGGCACCGCGGGGACACTGGGCACGGCAGGGGCGGCCACCGCCGCCGAGCCGCGGGCCATCGACACACAGGCCACGGACATAAAGGACCGGCTCCTCGCGATACCGGGCATGAGCCTGATCGAGGAGAAGCCGTACACCGGCTACCGGTACTTCGTCCTCAACTACACCCAGCCGATTGACCACCGGCACCCCTCCAAGGGCACCTTCAAGCAGCGCCTGACGGTCCTGCACAAGGACACCGCCCGCCCCACGGCCTTCTTCACCAGCGGCTACGGCGTCTCGACGAACCCCAGCCGCAGCGAGCCGACGCGGATCATCGACGGCAACCAGGTCTCCATGGAGTACCGCTTCTTCACGCCGTCCCGCCCCGAGCCCGCCGACTGGTCCAAGCTCGACATCTGGCAGGCCGCGAGCGACCAGCACCGCATCTTCAAGGCGCTCAAGCCGGTCTACGACAAGAAGTGGGTGGCGACCGGCGGCTCGAAGGGCGGCATGACCGCCACGTACTACGAGCGCTTCTACCCGCGTGACATGGACGGCGTCGTCGCGTACGTCGCCCCGAACGACGTGGTGAACAAGGAGGACTCGCGCTACGACGAGTTCTTCGAGACGGTCGGCACCAAGGAGTGCCGCGCCAAGCTGGAGGCCGTGCAGCGCGAGGCGCTCGTGCGCCGCGAGCCGCTGGAGAAGAAGTACGCCGAGTTCGCCGAGGCCGGCAACTACACCTTCAAGACGGTCGGGAACCTGGACAAGGCGTACGAGGCCGTCGTCCTCGACCTGGTGTGGGGCTTCTGGCAGTACCAGCCGGAGTCCGCGTGCGCCGACGTCCCCGACGCGTCGACCGCTTCGGACCAGGTGATCTTCGACTACGTCGACGCGGTGGGCGGCTGGACCTCCTACACGGACCAGGGCCTGACCCCGTACACGCCGTACTACTACCAGGCCGGTACGCAGCTGGGCTCGCCCGACATCTCCCAGCCCTGGCTCGGCGACCTGAGCCGCTACGGCTACCAGCCGCCGCGGAACTTCGTGCCGCGTGACATCCCGATGAAGTTCCAGTCGGGCGCCATGAAGGACGTGGACCGCTGGGTGCGGCACAACGCGACGCGGATGATGTACGTCTACGGCGAGAACGACCCGTGGGGCGCGGAGCCGTTCCGCCCCGCCAAGGGCGCGAAGCACGACTCCCACGTCTTCACCGCGCCGGGCGCGAACCACGGCGCGAACGTGGCCGGCCTCGTCCCTGCGGACAAGGCGAAGGCGACGGAGCGGATCCAGGCGTGGGCCGGGGTCTCCACACCGTCCGCAGCGAAGCCGCTGGCCCCGTATGACGCGAAGCTGGACCGCAAGGACCAGCAGAAGGAGCTGACTCTGCGCCCGTAGTGATCGCACCGTCGATCACCGGCTCCGCCGAGTTCGTCCTCGAACGCCGGACGGGCTGACTGCTCAGCCCGTCCGGCGTCCGGAACCGCTCACACCCGCACCGCACACCCCACCGGCTTCCCGCCCCCCAGCGACACATAGAGCTCCGTCGCGGCGGGGCACAGGGACCGCTGCGAGACGGCCACGGTCACCCGGTACTCCGGGGCCTTCGGCCCGGCCCCGTCGCACGCCGTCTCCCTGACCTCCCCCTCCCGGGCGCTGTAGACGCAGTCGCCCACCACGGTCCGAGGTCCGCCCCCGCCCCCGGGATCCCCGGGGTGCGGCTCCTCGAGGTTCCGCATGCAGGCGTAGCCCCGCGGAACCTCCCCGTTCCCGTCCTCGTCCACCGACGGCCGGTCCTCGCTGATGTGGAGCACGAAGTCCGTGCGGGCGGGGCACGAACGGCCCTGTGCGACCTTGCCGTCGTAGCGGGCGACGACCCGCGCCGCCGCCCGCTCACTCGTGCACGGCACCTCCGTGAAGGTCTCGCGCCCCCTCGAACTGCACTCGTCCACGGCGAGGAAGACGGCCCCGTGCCCGGACGACACCGGCGAGGACGGCTGCCGCCCCGACGGCTCCGATCCCGGGTCCGAGGACTTCTGACAGCCACTCACGCCGACGAACACCACCAGCAGCGCCCCCGCGCACCTCCAGCCAAGCAAGGCAAACATGGCAATCCCCCCGATATGTGCACCCAGCGTGACCCGCGCGGGCGGGCGCACGCCAGATGCGTGGGGTGCTTTGGGTCAGGTGGAGGTGGTGCGCCGGTGGAGCGGCGTACGGATCAGTACGTCAGGCCGTACCCGACCGGATACAGCACCTGCCCCGGGTCATCCGCCCGCTGCACCGGCACGGGCAGCTTCCCCCGCGGCTCGACGCGCCCCGCCACCACCCGTGCCGCGGCGCGCAGTTCGACGTCCGTCCAGCAGTACGCGGCCAGGGACGCGCCCACGGACGGCAGCCGCGCCACGTCGTACGGATTGCGGATCGCCACGGCGACGACCGGGACGCCCGTCGCCACCAACGCCTCCACCAGCGCGATCTGCGCGCTCCCGGCCCCTACGTTGTACGTGCCCACGAGCACCGCGTCCTGGCCCGCTGCCGCCGCCACCGCCTCGGCGATCTTCGCGGCGGAGGGGGCCGTGCCCGTCGGCAGGACCGTCGGCGAGAAGCCGAGGTCCGTCAGCTCGCGCCCGAGCACGGTCGTCGGCGGACCCGTCGTCCCCGAAGGCGACGCCGGGTCCGCGCCCACCACGAGCACCTTCCGCCGCGTGCGCCGCGACAGCGGGAGCAGTCCGTCCTTGTTGAGCAGCAGCGTCGTCGTCTCGTCGGCGATCCGGTCGGCGGCGGCGAGATGCGCGCGCGTGCCGACCGCGCGGTCGACGCCGCGCGAGGAGACGTACGGGTCGGAGAACAGGTCGAGCTTCGCCTTGAGGCGTAGGACGCGAAGGATCGACTCGTCGAGGCGTTCCTCCGTCAACTCGCCCTCCCGCACCGCCTGGAGCACCGCGTTCCAGGCGATCTCCGGCTTCGGCGGGTTCAGGAGCTGATCGACGCCCGCCTTCAGGGCGAGCACCGGCACGCGGTCGTCGCCGTACTTCGTGCGGACGCCCTGCATGCCGAGCGAGTCCGTCACCACGACGCCGTCGTAGCCCAGTTCCTCGCGCAGGATGCCGGTGAGGATGGGGCGCGAGAGCGTGGCCGGGTCCTCCGCCGGGTCCAGGGCGGGGACGACGATGTGCGCGGTCATGATCGAGTCGATGCCCGCCTCCACCGCCGCCCGGAAGGGCGGGGCGTCCAGGGTCTCCCACTGCTCACGGGTGTGGTGGATGTACGGCAGCTTCGAGTGGCTGTCGTCCTTGGTGTCGCCGTGCCCGGGGAAGTGCTTGGACGTCGACGCGATGTCCGCGCCCTGGTAGCCCTTGACCTGGGCCGCGACCAGACCGGCGACCGCTTCGGGGTCCGAGCCGAAGGAGCGTACGGCGATGACGGGGTTGGCGGGATTGACGTTCACGTCGGCGACCGGCGCGTAGTTCTGGCGGATGCCGAGCGCGCGGAGCTCGGTGCCCGCGATGCGGGCCGCCTTGCGCGCGGTGGAGCGCGAGCCCGCCGCGCCCAGGGCCATCGCGCCGGGCAGGAGCGTGGCGGGGACGCCGACGCGGGCCACGGCGCCGTGCTCCTGGTCGGTGGAGATGAGCAGCGGGATGCGGGCGGTGGGGGACTGCTCCGGGGCGTCGGGGGTGAGGGCCGCGCGCTGGAGGCCGTTCGAGAGGTCGGCGATCTGGTGCGGGGCACGGGTGTTGTGGGCCCAGCCGAAGTAGATGATGCCGCCGAGGTGGTACTTGGCGACCGCCTCAGCGGCGGTGCGGACGCCGAGCTCCTTGAGGTTGGAGTCGATGTCCGCCTGGTCGGGCTCGGTGGCGGAGTGGCCGTACACATGCATCACGAAGAGCTGGCCGACCTTCTCCTCGAGGCTCATGCGGGAGATGAGCTCCCGCAGCTTCCGGTCGCGACCTCGGTCGCCGCTGCCCGCCGCGTGGGCGGCGGAGGGCGCGGCGAGGGCCGTCGCGGCGACGGCCGTGGCGGTGAGCAGGGTGCGTCTGGAGGCGTTGCGGTGGGACATGTGCGCTCCTTCGGGGACGTCCTTCGGGGGACGGATGCCGGACCGGGAGCCGGGCTGGGGAAACCGGCTGAAGGAAACTTTCCGAGAGTCACGGATATCCCGAAGATTTCTGCCGGTCAAGGGCGTCGGCAGCCGAAGTCGGCAGTCACTGTGCGGGAGAGGGGCCGTCACCGGCGCTGTTGGAGGGGGGCGCACCGGTGACGGCATGCTGCCGGCCGCGGGCGGCAGAGAGGGTGGTCAGCGTTCGCAGCCAGCAGCGATGCCGACACCGCCGCGCGGAGACTCATCCGGCAGCACGGCAATTGGACGGTGGCGCCTTCGCGTGGGTTCCCGGCAGAGGGCGTTTTCCGGAAAGTGGTGCGGGCGGGAGCAATGAGCTTCAGGGGGCGGTCATTCCGGCACTCCGACGGCCTCGGGGGTGGTATCCGGTACGGCCTCGGCGGCGGTCTCGGCGGCGGTCTCGGGGGCGGTCTCGGGGGCGGTCTCGGGGGCGGTCTCGGCGGCGGTCTCGGCGGCGGCCTCGGCGGCGGCCTCGGGGACGGCCACAGAGACGGCTTCGGCGACGGTCCCGGGAGCGGTGTCCGGCGCCACCCCGGGCCAGTGGCCCTGCAAGGTGCGCACCGTCTCCGCGATCGCGGGGCGCCGCGAAGCCCCCTCCCGCCACAGCGCGTACAGCCGCCGCACCGGCAGCGGATCGAGCCGCACCGTGACCGCGCCGTCCGGGACGGGGCCGCGGCCCAGGCGAGG
Protein-coding sequences here:
- a CDS encoding ABC transporter ATP-binding protein, with protein sequence MRQHVVEQRGGVEQEKSGWAKRLSGYAWRYPKDVLLALGASLGGMAVMALVPLITKVIIDDVIGDKTRSMGPWVGALIGAAVLVYAFTYIRRYYGGRLALDVQHDLRTEMYGTITKLDGRRQDELSTGQVVGRATSDLQLIQGLLFMLPMTIGNILLFVMSLVIMAWLSVPLTLVALAVAPALWFIAKRSRGRLHPSTWYAQAQAAAVAGVVDGSVSGVRVVKGFGQEEQETGKIREVSRKLFAGRLRTIRLNSKYTPALQAVPALGQVAMLALGGWLAVRGQITLGTFVAFSSYLAQLVGPVRMLAMVLTVGQQARAGAERVLELIDTEPTLKDGTKELPADAPATVEFDDVSFAYEDSRPVLDGLSFEIRPGETLAVVGTSGSGKSTVSLLMPRFYDVTHGAVLIGGHDVRELTTDSLRAAIGLVPEDSFLFSDTIRANIAYGKPDATQEEIETAARAAQADRFISELPDGYDTTVGEHGLTLSGGQRQRVALARAILTDPRLLVLDDATSAVDARVEHEIHEALRGVMAGRTTLLIAHRRSTLNLADRIAVLDGGKLAAIGTHQELTEQSALYRRLLTDPDELGGVSPGHAVPVEFPEDTSLREELDAEFDAERGITPQLWVGDREPKDTAMSGMPATPELLAQVDALPPATDTPGIDEARAVSTEESYGLRRLLAGFGKPLLLALLLVAIDAGMGLLLPVLIRHGIDEGVSQLALGAVWVASGLALLTVLVQWTAQIGETRMTGRTGERVLYSLRLKIFAQLQRLGLDYYERELTGRIMTRMTTDVDALSTFLQTGLVTAFVSVVTFFGIMGALLVIDVQLALVVFATLPPLIIGTFFFRRSSVKAYELARERVSVVNADLQESVAGLRIVQAFRRERSGGKKFAQASADYRSARIRGQWLISIYFPFVQLLSAVAAAAVLMVGAGRVEAGTLTTGALVAYLLYIDLFFAPVQQLSQVFDGYQQATVSLGRIQELLQEPTSTKAADEPLDVLSLRGEIAFEDVDFAYGSEDEPEEALSGVRLRIPEGQTVAFVGETGAGKSTLVKLVARFYDPTGGRVTVDGTDLRSLDLTSYRHRLGVVPQEAYLFAGTVRDAIAYGRPDATDAQVEAAARAVGAHDMIATLDGGYLHEVSERGRNLSAGQRQLIALARAELVDPDILLLDEATAALDLATEAQVNQATDRIAGKRTTLVVAHRLTTAARADRVILMDHGRVAEDGTHEELLALDGRYATLWRTFVGEAEPSAA
- a CDS encoding S28 family serine protease, with product MRKALRWLLSLVVLIGTAGTLGTAGAATAAEPRAIDTQATDIKDRLLAIPGMSLIEEKPYTGYRYFVLNYTQPIDHRHPSKGTFKQRLTVLHKDTARPTAFFTSGYGVSTNPSRSEPTRIIDGNQVSMEYRFFTPSRPEPADWSKLDIWQAASDQHRIFKALKPVYDKKWVATGGSKGGMTATYYERFYPRDMDGVVAYVAPNDVVNKEDSRYDEFFETVGTKECRAKLEAVQREALVRREPLEKKYAEFAEAGNYTFKTVGNLDKAYEAVVLDLVWGFWQYQPESACADVPDASTASDQVIFDYVDAVGGWTSYTDQGLTPYTPYYYQAGTQLGSPDISQPWLGDLSRYGYQPPRNFVPRDIPMKFQSGAMKDVDRWVRHNATRMMYVYGENDPWGAEPFRPAKGAKHDSHVFTAPGANHGANVAGLVPADKAKATERIQAWAGVSTPSAAKPLAPYDAKLDRKDQQKELTLRP
- a CDS encoding glycoside hydrolase family 3 protein, producing MSHRNASRRTLLTATAVAATALAAPSAAHAAGSGDRGRDRKLRELISRMSLEEKVGQLFVMHVYGHSATEPDQADIDSNLKELGVRTAAEAVAKYHLGGIIYFGWAHNTRAPHQIADLSNGLQRAALTPDAPEQSPTARIPLLISTDQEHGAVARVGVPATLLPGAMALGAAGSRSTARKAARIAGTELRALGIRQNYAPVADVNVNPANPVIAVRSFGSDPEAVAGLVAAQVKGYQGADIASTSKHFPGHGDTKDDSHSKLPYIHHTREQWETLDAPPFRAAVEAGIDSIMTAHIVVPALDPAEDPATLSRPILTGILREELGYDGVVVTDSLGMQGVRTKYGDDRVPVLALKAGVDQLLNPPKPEIAWNAVLQAVREGELTEERLDESILRVLRLKAKLDLFSDPYVSSRGVDRAVGTRAHLAAADRIADETTTLLLNKDGLLPLSRRTRRKVLVVGADPASPSGTTGPPTTVLGRELTDLGFSPTVLPTGTAPSAAKIAEAVAAAAGQDAVLVGTYNVGAGSAQIALVEALVATGVPVVAVAIRNPYDVARLPSVGASLAAYCWTDVELRAAARVVAGRVEPRGKLPVPVQRADDPGQVLYPVGYGLTY